From one Verrucomicrobiota bacterium genomic stretch:
- a CDS encoding alpha/beta hydrolase has translation MRIIRDIPYLAGGSPRQTLDLYLPDHAQVPMPAVVWIHGGGWECGDKNPCPVSDFAERGYVIASIGYRLSDEAAFPSQLQDCKSAVRWLRAHAAEHGIDPARIGAWGASAGGHLAALLGTTGLTRDFDAGDHLDQSSEVGCVVDWFGPVDFLEWGVPFSPSMDSPESAVYRLLGGPFSQNLEKARTAGPLHHVHGRSAPFLTVHGDQDDIVPLVQSRRLHKALRDAGVESTLQVIPGAGHSTELLSLPERLDEIAEFLARHLR, from the coding sequence ATGAGAATCATTCGTGACATTCCCTATCTCGCAGGCGGCAGCCCGAGGCAGACGCTCGATCTTTACCTGCCGGATCATGCTCAGGTTCCGATGCCGGCGGTCGTGTGGATCCACGGCGGAGGTTGGGAATGCGGCGACAAAAATCCCTGCCCGGTGAGCGACTTTGCGGAGAGAGGTTATGTCATCGCCAGCATCGGCTATCGGCTGAGCGACGAGGCGGCTTTTCCCTCCCAGCTGCAGGATTGCAAATCCGCCGTGCGCTGGCTGCGCGCCCATGCCGCGGAACACGGGATCGACCCCGCCCGGATCGGCGCCTGGGGGGCATCCGCCGGGGGACACCTTGCGGCACTCCTCGGCACCACCGGCCTCACGCGGGACTTCGATGCCGGTGATCATCTTGATCAGTCAAGCGAGGTCGGATGCGTGGTCGATTGGTTCGGGCCGGTCGATTTCCTGGAATGGGGAGTACCGTTTTCCCCCTCGATGGATTCCCCGGAATCGGCGGTTTACCGGCTTCTCGGCGGACCGTTTTCACAAAATCTGGAAAAGGCCCGCACCGCCGGCCCCCTTCATCATGTGCATGGCCGAAGCGCACCGTTTCTCACCGTTCACGGGGATCAGGACGACATCGTGCCGTTGGTTCAGAGCCGGAGACTGCACAAGGCGCTCCGCGATGCAGGAGTCGAAAGCACCCTGCAGGTCATTCCGGGCGCGGGACACAGCACCGAACTACTTAGCCTGCCGGAGAGACTCGACGAGATCGCGGAATTCCTGGCCCGCCACCTGCGATGA